A single region of the Silene latifolia isolate original U9 population chromosome 8, ASM4854445v1, whole genome shotgun sequence genome encodes:
- the LOC141596844 gene encoding shaggy-related protein kinase epsilon-like isoform X1: MNVMRRIKSISAARPSLSDSGGDCCTKEVKVGQESEGKPFNDLLPDDRCSTGGEQVVPSTSILAVASTSDVSFADMMKKTDYDKLPKEMHGMKIQDSKADCLDEKDMEAAFVSGNGTETGQIITTTIGGKNGMPKQTVSYLAERVVGTGSFGVVFQAKCLESGEQVAIKKVLQDKRYKNRELQIMCLLENPSVVQMKHYFYSTTEKDEVYLNLVLEYVPETVYRVLKHYSRMNQHMPIIYVKLYIYQICRALNYIHNVIGVCHRDIKPQNLLVNPHTHEVKLCDFGSAKILVPGEPNISYICSRYYRAPELIFGATEYTTAIDMWSVGCVMAELLHGQPLFPGDSGVDQLVQIVKVLGTPTREEIRCMNPNSSEFKFPQIKAHPWHKVFHKRMPHEAVDLVSRLLQYSPNLRCTALEACAHNFFDDLREPNVCLPNGKPLPPLLNFTPQELAHVSPELRARLVPEHVKK; encoded by the exons ATGAATGTTATGCGACGTATCAAAAGTATTTCTGCTGCCAGACCTTCTCTTTCTGATTCC GGTGGGGACTGTTGCACAAAGGAGGTGAAGGTTGGCCAAGAAAGTGAAGGAAAGCCCTTCAATGATTTGCTTCCAGATGATAGATGTTCTACAGGAGGAGAGCAGGTCGTGCCTTCAACTTCTATTTTGGCTGTGGCTAGCACGTCTGATGTAAGTTTTGCTGATATGATGAAGAAAACTGATTATGATAAACTTCCTAAGGAAATGCATGGGATGAAAATCCAGGATAGTAAAGCTGATTGCCTTGACGAAAAG GACATGGAGGCAGCTTTTGTGAGTGGGAATGGCACTGAAACTGGCCAGATAATTACGACAACAATAGGTGGTAAAAATGGGATGCCAAAACAG ACAGTTTCTTACTTGGCAGAACGTGTGGTTGGCACTGGTTCCTTTGGTGTAGTTTTCCAG GCTAAGTGCTTGGAAAGTGGGGAGCAAGTTGCAATAAAAAAGGTTTTACAAGATAAGCGATACAAGAACAGAGAACTCCAGATCATGTGCTTATTAGAGAATCCCAGTGTCGTTCAAATGAAGCACTATTTCTATTCGACAACAGAAAAAGACGAAGTGTACCTGAATCTTGTTCTCGAATATGTTCCAGAAACAGTCTACCGAGTTCTGAAGCACTATAGTAGGATGAATCAACATATGCCTATTATATATGTGAAGTTGTATATCTACCAG ATTTGTCGGGCATTAAATTATATTCACAATGTTATTGGCGTGTGCCATCGTGACATCAAGCCCCAAAATTTACTG GTTAATCCACACACACATGAAGTAAAGCTGTGTGATTTTGGGAGTGCAAAGATATTG GTTCCAGGTGAACCAAACATATCATATATTTGTTCTCGGTATTATCGAGCACCTGAATTAATATTTGGAGCTACAGAGTATACAACTGCTATTGATATGTGGTCTGTCGGCTGTGTTATGGCTGAGCTTCTTCATGGACAG CCACTATTTCCTGGTGATAGTGGTGTTGATCAACTGGTGCAGATTGTTAAG GTTCTTGGAACACCAACCAGAGAAGAAATAAGGTGTATGAATCCAAATTCCAGCGAATTTAAGTTTCCGCAAATCAAGGCTCATCCGTGGCACAAG GTGTTCCACAAGCGTATGCCCCATGAAGCTGTGGATCTGGTGTCGCGGTTGCTTCAGTATTCTCCAAATCTCCGTTGCACAGCT TTGGAGGCTTGTGCGCATAATTTCTTTGATGATCTGAGGGAACCCAATGTATGCTTGCCTAATGGCAAACCCCTTCCACCTTTGCTCAACTTTACACCTCAAG AGCTAGCCCATGTGTCCCCCGAGCTACGTGCACGTcttgtgccggagcatgtgaaGAAGTGA
- the LOC141596844 gene encoding shaggy-related protein kinase epsilon-like isoform X2, whose amino-acid sequence MNVMRRIKSISAARPSLSDSGGDCCTKEVKVGQESEGKPFNDLLPDDRCSTGGEQVVPSTSILAVASTSDDMEAAFVSGNGTETGQIITTTIGGKNGMPKQTVSYLAERVVGTGSFGVVFQAKCLESGEQVAIKKVLQDKRYKNRELQIMCLLENPSVVQMKHYFYSTTEKDEVYLNLVLEYVPETVYRVLKHYSRMNQHMPIIYVKLYIYQICRALNYIHNVIGVCHRDIKPQNLLVNPHTHEVKLCDFGSAKILVPGEPNISYICSRYYRAPELIFGATEYTTAIDMWSVGCVMAELLHGQPLFPGDSGVDQLVQIVKVLGTPTREEIRCMNPNSSEFKFPQIKAHPWHKVFHKRMPHEAVDLVSRLLQYSPNLRCTALEACAHNFFDDLREPNVCLPNGKPLPPLLNFTPQELAHVSPELRARLVPEHVKK is encoded by the exons ATGAATGTTATGCGACGTATCAAAAGTATTTCTGCTGCCAGACCTTCTCTTTCTGATTCC GGTGGGGACTGTTGCACAAAGGAGGTGAAGGTTGGCCAAGAAAGTGAAGGAAAGCCCTTCAATGATTTGCTTCCAGATGATAGATGTTCTACAGGAGGAGAGCAGGTCGTGCCTTCAACTTCTATTTTGGCTGTGGCTAGCACGTCTGAT GACATGGAGGCAGCTTTTGTGAGTGGGAATGGCACTGAAACTGGCCAGATAATTACGACAACAATAGGTGGTAAAAATGGGATGCCAAAACAG ACAGTTTCTTACTTGGCAGAACGTGTGGTTGGCACTGGTTCCTTTGGTGTAGTTTTCCAG GCTAAGTGCTTGGAAAGTGGGGAGCAAGTTGCAATAAAAAAGGTTTTACAAGATAAGCGATACAAGAACAGAGAACTCCAGATCATGTGCTTATTAGAGAATCCCAGTGTCGTTCAAATGAAGCACTATTTCTATTCGACAACAGAAAAAGACGAAGTGTACCTGAATCTTGTTCTCGAATATGTTCCAGAAACAGTCTACCGAGTTCTGAAGCACTATAGTAGGATGAATCAACATATGCCTATTATATATGTGAAGTTGTATATCTACCAG ATTTGTCGGGCATTAAATTATATTCACAATGTTATTGGCGTGTGCCATCGTGACATCAAGCCCCAAAATTTACTG GTTAATCCACACACACATGAAGTAAAGCTGTGTGATTTTGGGAGTGCAAAGATATTG GTTCCAGGTGAACCAAACATATCATATATTTGTTCTCGGTATTATCGAGCACCTGAATTAATATTTGGAGCTACAGAGTATACAACTGCTATTGATATGTGGTCTGTCGGCTGTGTTATGGCTGAGCTTCTTCATGGACAG CCACTATTTCCTGGTGATAGTGGTGTTGATCAACTGGTGCAGATTGTTAAG GTTCTTGGAACACCAACCAGAGAAGAAATAAGGTGTATGAATCCAAATTCCAGCGAATTTAAGTTTCCGCAAATCAAGGCTCATCCGTGGCACAAG GTGTTCCACAAGCGTATGCCCCATGAAGCTGTGGATCTGGTGTCGCGGTTGCTTCAGTATTCTCCAAATCTCCGTTGCACAGCT TTGGAGGCTTGTGCGCATAATTTCTTTGATGATCTGAGGGAACCCAATGTATGCTTGCCTAATGGCAAACCCCTTCCACCTTTGCTCAACTTTACACCTCAAG AGCTAGCCCATGTGTCCCCCGAGCTACGTGCACGTcttgtgccggagcatgtgaaGAAGTGA